In Pseudomonadaceae bacterium SI-3, the sequence TTTTCGGAAAACTTCTATCAGGCGTGCCGTCGCTGCCTCAACGATGGCGGCATTCTGGTCGCGCAGAACGGCACACCCTTCATGCAACTGGCCGAAGTCCAGACCACTGCCAAGCGGATGACCGGCTTGTTTCCCGACTGGCATTTCTACCAGGCGGCTGTCCCTACCTATATCGGCGGCGCCATGACGTTCGCCTGGGGTGCATGTGATTCCGACAGCCGCAAGCTGACGCTGGAAACTTTGTGTCAACGTTTCGCTGGTAGCGGAATCGTGACTCGCTATTACAACCCGCACATTCATATCGGCGCGTTCGCGCTGCCTCAGTACGTGTTGCAGGCGATCAGCAAGCCCAGCAACGGCTAGTTCTATCCGCGCGCTGCGACGCGTTGCAGCGCGCGGATCGGTCTAGTCAATCCCGTCGTGATCGCTTCGTTTCACCGTCCCCGTTGCGGATGCGGTTTATACGTCGTATGTTCCAAGGGCAGCTGCATGCACTGAAGTGTTCAGGGCATCGGCTGCTGCCGTGTCTGGCTGAGGTTACGGTCACAGGCGTCCGATCGATGATCGGTCGAACTCCGAGGCGTCGCTGAGGCCTATTGGAAACACCGCACGGTTTCTCTTATCCGACAACCAGGCAACTTACCGCCGGCATTGTCCGGTCGCATCCGCAACGAGGTAGAGAAAGGCTTTTCCATTCCTGAAATCGTCATCCATGAGTGAGAGGAGGTTGTTTTATGAGTGCCACCTTCCATGAGGATGTAAGCAGCAACGTACTTCTTAGGATGAAGGAGGGCGGTTTCGACTTTGCCCGCGTCCATCCGATCGAGTTCTACGCTGTGTTTCCCGATCGTGAACGTGCCTGCGCGGCCGCCAGCAATTTCCGCGGCGAATGCGTCAATACCCAGATAGCGCCCCGCGACGATGGGGCCTGGGACCTGCAGGTCAGCAAAGTGATGTATGCCACCTTCGATGGTATCGGTGACTTCGAGCAGGATCTGGAGGACCTGGTCGAGCCGCTGGGGGGTGTGCTCGATGGTTGGGGCGTGACCCAGGAACTTTCTGGCTGCGCTGTCTGATTGCCAATGCTTTCAAGCAAAGACGAGTCCGCTTTGCAGTGCCTGGTCCCAGGGTGGGATCGGGCCAAAGCGGCTCTTTAAAAACTCCAGCAGCAAACGGCTCCTAGAATCCGCTTCCCGTGTCAGGCGCAACGCATAGATCCCGCTAGGTTCTGGTTCCGGCAGTGTGCGCTCACAGAACAAGGGCAGCAGATCGCCCCGCAGTAGCTGGTCGCTGATCAGCCAGGTCGGTAGGTGGGCGATGCCCAGTCCCGCCAGAGTGGCGGTAAGCAAGGCTTCCGCATTATTCGCGACCATCCGCAGCCGCTTCGGCTTCAACAGCTTCCGTTTGCCCTCATGTTCGAATCGCCATGCATGGGGTGGAGCCAGAGCGTCCCAGTCCACCCCATCGTGCTCCGGCAGTTCTGCGACTGTTTGCGGTACGCCTCGGCGTTTCAGGTAGGCAGGGCTGGCGCACGCGATGCGCATCATCGGGGCCAGCGGCGTTGCAACGAGGCGCGTATCGGCCAGCGGCCCGATACGTAGCACCAGATCGACATCACCGAGATGCTCGCCTTGCATATCGATAAAGCTGTCGATCAGGCGCAGCTGGATATCGACCCCCGGGTAGGCCAAAAGAAAATCAGCCAGTGCTGGCGCTAAATGTCTGCGTCCGAAGGGTGCGGGCGCATCGATACGGATACGGCCTTCCGGTGCGCTTTGCAGCGAAGTCATCTCGGCCCGTGCGAGGGTTAATTCCTGAACGATGCGTCTGGCACGTTCGGCAAATGCCTGACCGGCAGCTGTAGGCTTGACTGCATGGCTGCTGCGGCTGACCAGCTGGCAACCCAGCGAACGCTCCAAAGCGTCTATGCGTCGTGCAACGGATGAGGGCGCGAGTGCGCGCAGGCGACCCGCCGCTGAGAAGCTGCCGGTATCGATGACATCGATAAAAAGCTTGAACTGATCGGTAAGCGCGTTGGTGTCCATGGTTCGCTTTGCTTTGCAGATTACGCAAAACCATTGTGCATGCTTGTGCATATCCCTACCAGAGACCGCTGAGTAGCATTGCAGCTTTCGCTGGAGGCGTTATGGACCTAGTCGGATTCGTGTTGAATGTGGTGCTGGGTTTGGCGCTGGGCACGCTGGGTGGCCTGTTTGGTATCGGCGGCGGGTTGATCGCGATTCCGGTACTGGGTGTGATGTTCGATCTGGACCAGCAGGTCGCTCAGGGCACAGCACTGGTCATGGTTGTGCCCAATGTGCTGCTTGCGATCTGGCGTTACCACCAACGCAACCGAATCAATCTGCGCCACGCGGCAGCATTGGGCATCGCCAGCTTCTGCTTCGCCATCGCCGGTGCAGCAGTTGCCGTATCGCTCGACGCTGGGCGCATGCGTATCGCTTTTGTCGGTTTTCTCGTCGCTTTGGCTGTCTACACCTTGTCGCGTGTGTTCTTCCGGCCACCGTCCGGTGGGACCGAGTTGCGCCATCCTTGGCCGTGGTTAGGCGTGCTGGGTGCTGGCGCGGGTGCGCTGGGCGGTTTGTTTGGCGTAGGTGGCGCAGTGCTTGCCACGCCGGTGCTCACGGCAGTGTTCGGTACATCGCAGGTCGTGGCGCAGGGCCTATCGTTGTCGCTGGCGGCACCGAGCACCGCTGTTACGCTGGCCACTTATGCCACACATGACCAGGTGGACTGGATGCTTGGTTTACCGCTTGCCATAGGAGGGCTATTGAGCATCAGCCTCGGCGTGAAGTTGGCGCACGCGCTACCGGAGCGGCTATTGCGCCTTATGTTCAGCGGGTTTCTGCTGTTGAGTGCGGTCCTACTGGCCTTCGAAGTCTGAACAGCCCGCACCGAGCCAGCCCTAGGCTGCCACTGGTCTCGCTCGGCGTATTTCACGTCGTGCACTGCGCACCAGTCGTATAGTCAGCAGGATCGCGGCGCAGCTCAGGCCCGCAATCAAGCCCTGCCAGAGCCCTGCCGGCCCGCTGGGTTCACCGAATCTGTCAGTCAGGCCGAGCACATAGCCCACCGGCAGGCCGATCCCCCAGTAGGCGAAAAGCGTGAATATCATCGTCATGCGGGTGTCCTGGTAGCCGCGCAGTGCGCCAGCGGCCGTCACTTGCACCACGTCCGAAAACTGAAACAGTGCAGCGTAGAAGAACAGGCTGGCGGCCACTGCAATCACAGCCGGATCCGGCGTGTAGATACGTGCGATCTGCTCGCTGAACAACAGCATGCTACCCGCCGAAAAGCAGGCATAGACCAGACTCGATATGACACCCAGGCCCGCAACGAAGCGTGCATCCCGTGGAGCGCCTCGTCCCAGCGCCTGACCGATGCGGATGGTGATGGCCATGCCCAGCGAAAGCGGAATCATGAAAATCAGCGACGTAAAATTGAGCGCGATCTGGTGTCCGGCGACCACGGTCGCCCCGAGGCCGCCGATCAGAAGGGCGATGACCGAAAAGATGCTGGCTTCGGCAAACACCGCAACCCCGATCGGCACGCCCACCGAAAGCAGGCGGCTTAGCACCGACCATTTCGGCCAATCGAAATGGGTAAACAGCTGGCTTGGTTGGTAGTAATCAGCGCGGCGTACCCAGAACAGCATTGCCAGTAGCATGAAAGCCATGACCAGCGCGGTAGCCCAACCACAGCCGACCCCGCCCATGGCTGGCAGGCCCAACTTGCCGTAGATGAAAATGTAATTCAGCGGAATGTTCAGCATCAGCGCGAGAATGCCCACCACCATGCTGGGCCGGGTGTGGCCGAGCCCATCGCTGTAACAACGCAGCACTTGATACAGCGCCACCGCGGGAAAGCCGCAGGCAACCGCTCGTAAATAGGCCATTGTCGGGCCGATCAGTGCCGGTTCGACTTCCATCAGATGCAGCACCGGCTCGGCGTTCCACATCAGCAGGGCGAACAGCGATCCTACACCGAGTCCCATCCATAGGGCCTGGCGCACCAGCGGTCCAATTCGTTCGTGTTGGTCACGGCCGAAGTATTGAGCAACATTGGGCGTGGTCGCCAGGATGACGCCCGTCACGAGAAGGAAAACCGGCACCCAGATGGAATTCCCTAGCGCCACCGCTGCGAGGTCTGCCGGGCTGACGCGGCCGGCCATCAAGGTGTCGACAAAGCCCATGGCGGTGTTCGCCAGTTGAGCAATCATCATAGGCAGGGCGAGGGCGAAGAGGGTGCGCAGTTCAACGCGAACCCGTCTGAGTCTCAGCTCAGTGGGCATTGCAGGTTATCCGGATTGTATACAGAAGCCGCCTAGTCTACGCCGCGAGTCGCACGCACGGGAAGGCAGCAGAGCGCCCCGGCGCGGTCTAGAATGGGAAATCAATGACGGAGCCCCACAATGCGCATCCTTGCCGATGAAAACATTCCTCTGGTTGACGCTTTCTTCGCTGAGTTCGGCGAGATACGCCGTATGCCTGGGAGAAGTATCAACC encodes:
- a CDS encoding ribonuclease E inhibitor RraB, which encodes MSATFHEDVSSNVLLRMKEGGFDFARVHPIEFYAVFPDRERACAAASNFRGECVNTQIAPRDDGAWDLQVSKVMYATFDGIGDFEQDLEDLVEPLGGVLDGWGVTQELSGCAV
- a CDS encoding MATE family efflux transporter, with the protein product MPTELRLRRVRVELRTLFALALPMMIAQLANTAMGFVDTLMAGRVSPADLAAVALGNSIWVPVFLLVTGVILATTPNVAQYFGRDQHERIGPLVRQALWMGLGVGSLFALLMWNAEPVLHLMEVEPALIGPTMAYLRAVACGFPAVALYQVLRCYSDGLGHTRPSMVVGILALMLNIPLNYIFIYGKLGLPAMGGVGCGWATALVMAFMLLAMLFWVRRADYYQPSQLFTHFDWPKWSVLSRLLSVGVPIGVAVFAEASIFSVIALLIGGLGATVVAGHQIALNFTSLIFMIPLSLGMAITIRIGQALGRGAPRDARFVAGLGVISSLVYACFSAGSMLLFSEQIARIYTPDPAVIAVAASLFFYAALFQFSDVVQVTAAGALRGYQDTRMTMIFTLFAYWGIGLPVGYVLGLTDRFGEPSGPAGLWQGLIAGLSCAAILLTIRLVRSARREIRRARPVAA
- a CDS encoding LysR family transcriptional regulator — protein: MDTNALTDQFKLFIDVIDTGSFSAAGRLRALAPSSVARRIDALERSLGCQLVSRSSHAVKPTAAGQAFAERARRIVQELTLARAEMTSLQSAPEGRIRIDAPAPFGRRHLAPALADFLLAYPGVDIQLRLIDSFIDMQGEHLGDVDLVLRIGPLADTRLVATPLAPMMRIACASPAYLKRRGVPQTVAELPEHDGVDWDALAPPHAWRFEHEGKRKLLKPKRLRMVANNAEALLTATLAGLGIAHLPTWLISDQLLRGDLLPLFCERTLPEPEPSGIYALRLTREADSRSRLLLEFLKSRFGPIPPWDQALQSGLVFA